The Pongo abelii isolate AG06213 chromosome 11, NHGRI_mPonAbe1-v2.0_pri, whole genome shotgun sequence genome includes a window with the following:
- the AGXT gene encoding alanine--glyoxylate aminotransferase (The RefSeq protein has 2 substitutions compared to this genomic sequence): protein MASHKLLVHPPKALLKPLSIPNRLLLGPGPSNLAPRIMAAGGLQIIGPMSKDMYQIMDEIKEGIRYVFQTRNPLTLVISGSAHCALEAALVNVLEPGDSFLVGANGIWGQRAVDIGERMGARVHPMTKDPGGHYTLQEVEEGLAQHKPVLLFLTHGESSTGVLQPLDGFGELCHRYKCLLLVDSVVSVGGTPVYMDQQGIDILYSGSQKALNAPPGTSLISFSDKAKKKMYSRKTKPFSFYLDIKWLANFWGCDDQPRMYHHTIPIISLYSLRESLALIAEQGLENSWRKHREAAAYLHGRLQALGLQLFVKDPALRLPTVTTVAVPAGYDWRDIVSYVMDHFDIEIMGGLGPPTGKVLRIGLLGYNATHENVDRVTEALRAALQHCPKKKL, encoded by the exons ATGGCCTCTCACAAGCTGCTGGTGCACCCCCCCAAGGCCCTGCTCAAGCCCCTCTCCATCCCCAACCGGCTCCTGCTGGGGCCGGGTCCCTCCAACCTGGCTCCTCGCATCATGGCAGCTGGGGGGCTGCAGATTATTGGGCCCATGAGCAAGGATATGTACCAG ATCATGGATGAGATCAAGGAAGGCATCCAGTACGTGTTCCAGACCAGGAACCCACTCACACTGGTCATCTCTGGCTCGGCACACTGTGCCCTGGAGGCCGCCCTGGTCAATGTGCTGGAGCCTGGGGACTCCTTCCTGGTTGGGGCCAATGGCATTTGGGGGCAGCGAGCCGTGGACATCGGGGAGCGCATGG GAGCCCGAGTGCACCCGATGACCAAGGACCCTGGAGGCCACTACACACtgcaagaggtggaggag ggcctggcccagCACAAGCCAGTGCTGCTGTTCTTAACCCACGGGGAGTCGTCCACCGGCGTGCTGCAGCCCCTTGACGGCTTCGGGGAACTCTGCCACAG GTACAAGTGCCTGCTCTTGGTGGATTCGGTGGTATCTGTGGGCGGGACCCCCGTTTACATGGACCAGCAAG GCATCGACATCCTGTACTCGGGCTCCCAGAAGGCCCTGAATGCCCCTCCAGGGACCTCGCTCATCTCCTTCAGTGACAAGGCCAA AAAGAAGATGTACTCCCGCAAGACGAAGCCCTTCTCCTTCTACCTGGACATCAAGTGGCTGGCCAACTTCTGGGGCTGTGACGACCAGCCCAGGAT GTACCATCACACAATCCCCATCATCAGCCTGTACAGCCTGAGAGAGAGCCTGGCCCTCATTGCGGAACAG GGCCTGGAGAACAGCTGGCGCAAGCACCGCGAGGCCGCGGCGTATCTGCATGGGCGCCTGCAGGCACTGGGGCTGCAGCTCTTCGTGAAGGACCCG GCGCTCCGGCTGCCCACAGTCACTACTGTGGCTGTGCCCGCTGGCTATGACTGGAGAGACATCGTCAGCTATGTCATGGACCACTTCGACATTGAGATCATGGGTGGCCTTGGGCCCTCCACGGGGAAG GTGCTGCGGATCGGCCTGCTGGGCTACAATGCCACCCATGAGAATGTGGACCGCGTGACAGAGGCCCTGAGGGCGGCCCTGCAGCACTGCCCCAAGAAGAAGCTGTGA